In Pseudophryne corroboree isolate aPseCor3 chromosome 3, aPseCor3.hap2, whole genome shotgun sequence, a genomic segment contains:
- the LOC135056983 gene encoding zinc finger protein ZFP2-like isoform X1: MSHVLYSHPSLSMDTARSHRTEVIINITLEIIYLLTGEDYTVVRKTSSEYETPSSHLRVSGGLSRTQSPIMVPQPHSLIHESHNDQKILELTNKIIQLLTGEEREYMEEHRGLYKDVMMENHRPLTSLDGPSNRDTPERCPRPLYSQDCTEENHRTPQEDQLEHLSDIKTEDIEEEEETYVTDMNAEDTEGEEETYVTDMKAEDIEGEEETYVTDMKAEDIEEEETYVTDMNAEDTEGEEETYVTDMKAEDIEGEEETYVTDMMAEDTEGEEETYVTDMNAEDIEGEEETYVTDRKAEDTEGEEEMYVRGDQQCKEEEIPTDISTADGHTSRNISEGHLLLSPDCDINDNDSSQDSPGDNPITPIIHPALSAGPSDTGKCSPDHSDIGASVTALTVDTVFPCSIDAKCFTQNTHLITHQPAKADERPFPCSECGKCFTRKSHLVTHQRSHTGEKPFFCSECGKCFIQKSDLVKHQRIHTGEKPFSCSECGNCFRQKSALVPHQRSHTGEKPFSCSECGKCFTLKSNLVTHQRSHTGENPFLCSECGKCFPYKSDLVTHQRSHTGEKPFSCSECGKCFTMKSNLVTHQRSHTGEKPFSCSECGKCFAEKSHLVTHQRSHTGEKPFPCSECGKCFTYKSALVIHQRSHTGEKPFSCFECGKCFTQKSQLVTHQRSHTGERPFPCSEK, translated from the exons ATGTCACATGTTCTGTATTCTCATCCATCACTAAGCATGGACACGgccaggagtcacaggactgaggtgataataaatatcaccctggagatcatctacctgttgactggagag gattacacagtagtgaggaagacatccagtgagtatgagacacccagcagccatctccgcgtgtcaggaggactgagcaggacccagagccccatcatggTGCCtcaacctcactcactgatacatgagagccaCAATGACCAGaaaatcctggaactcaccaacaagatcattcagctgctgactggagag gagcggGAGTATatggaggaacacaggggtctgtacaaggacgtgatgatggagaatcaccgtcccctcacatcactgg atgggcccagtaacagagataccccagagagatgtccccgtcctctatattcccaggattgtacagaggagaatcacaggaccccacaggaggatcag TTAGAAcacctgtctgatattaaaacagaagatatagaggaagaagaagagacgtatgtgactgatatgaacgcAGAAGATaccgagggagaagaagagacgtatgtgactgatatgaaggcagaagatatagagggagaagaagagacgtatgtgactgatatgaaggcagaagatatagaggaagaagagacgtatgtgactgatatgaacgcAGAAGATaccgagggagaagaagagacgtatgtgactgatatgaaggcagaagatatagagggagaagaagagacgtatgtgactgatatgatggcagaagatacagagggagaagaagagacgtatgtgactgatatgaatgcagaagatatagagggagaagaagagacgtatgtgactgataggaaggcagaagatacagagggagaagaagagatgtatgtgaggggtgatcagcagtgtaaggaggaggaaatccctacagatatcagcacag cagatggacacacaagcaggaacatctcagaaggacatctactgttatccccggattgtgacataaacgaTAATGACAGTagtcaggattctccaggagataaccccattaccccaattatacatccagctctatcagctggtccctctgatactgggaaatgttctcctgatcactctgatattggtgcatctgttacagctctgacagtagatacagtgtttccctgttctatagatgccaaatgttttacacagaacacacaccttATTACCCATCAACCAGCTAAGGcagatgagaggccatttccatgttctgagtgtgggaaatgttttacacggaaatcacatcttgttacacatcagagaagtcacacaggtgagaagccatttttttgctctgagtgtgggaaatgttttatacagaaatcagatcttgttaaacatcagagaattcacacaggtgagaagccattttcttgctctgagtgtgggaattgttttagacagaaatcggctcttgttccacatcagagaagtcacacaggtgagaagccattttcttgctctgagtgcgggaaatgttttaccctgaaatcaaatcttgttacacatcagaggagtcacacaggtgagaatccatttctatgttctgagtgtgggaaatgttttccatacaaatcagatcttgttacacatcagagaagtcacacaggtgagaagccattttcttgctctgagtgcgggaaatgttttaccatgaaatcaaatcttgttacacatcagagaagtcacacaggtgagaaaccattttcttgctctgagtgtgggaaatgttttgcagaaaaatcacatcttgttacacatcagagaagtcacacaggtgagaagccatttccatgttctgagtgtgggaaatgttttacatacaaatcagctcttgttatacaccagagaagtcacacaggtgagaaaccattttcttgctttgagtgtgggaaatgttttacccagaaatcacaacttgttacacatcagagaagtcacacaggtgagaggccatttccatgttctgagaaatAA
- the LOC135056983 gene encoding zinc finger protein 436-like isoform X2, with protein MSHVLYSHPSLSMDTARSHRTEVIINITLEIIYLLTGEDYTVVRKTSSEYETPSSHLRVSGGLSRTQSPIMVPQPHSLIHESHNDQKILELTNKIIQLLTGEEREYMEEHRGLYKDVMMENHRPLTSLDGPSNRDTPERCPRPLYSQDCTEENHRTPQEDQLEHLSDIKTEDIEEEEETYVTDMNAEDTEGEEETYVTDMKAEDIEGEEETYVTDMKAEDIEEEETYVTDMNAEDTEGEEETYVTDMKAEDIEGEEETYVTDMMAEDTEGEEETYVTDMNAEDIEGEEETYVTDRKAEDTEGEEEMYVRGDQQCKEEEIPTDISTDGHTSRNISEGHLLLSPDCDINDNDSSQDSPGDNPITPIIHPALSAGPSDTGKCSPDHSDIGASVTALTVDTVFPCSIDAKCFTQNTHLITHQPAKADERPFPCSECGKCFTRKSHLVTHQRSHTGEKPFFCSECGKCFIQKSDLVKHQRIHTGEKPFSCSECGNCFRQKSALVPHQRSHTGEKPFSCSECGKCFTLKSNLVTHQRSHTGENPFLCSECGKCFPYKSDLVTHQRSHTGEKPFSCSECGKCFTMKSNLVTHQRSHTGEKPFSCSECGKCFAEKSHLVTHQRSHTGEKPFPCSECGKCFTYKSALVIHQRSHTGEKPFSCFECGKCFTQKSQLVTHQRSHTGERPFPCSEK; from the exons ATGTCACATGTTCTGTATTCTCATCCATCACTAAGCATGGACACGgccaggagtcacaggactgaggtgataataaatatcaccctggagatcatctacctgttgactggagag gattacacagtagtgaggaagacatccagtgagtatgagacacccagcagccatctccgcgtgtcaggaggactgagcaggacccagagccccatcatggTGCCtcaacctcactcactgatacatgagagccaCAATGACCAGaaaatcctggaactcaccaacaagatcattcagctgctgactggagag gagcggGAGTATatggaggaacacaggggtctgtacaaggacgtgatgatggagaatcaccgtcccctcacatcactgg atgggcccagtaacagagataccccagagagatgtccccgtcctctatattcccaggattgtacagaggagaatcacaggaccccacaggaggatcag TTAGAAcacctgtctgatattaaaacagaagatatagaggaagaagaagagacgtatgtgactgatatgaacgcAGAAGATaccgagggagaagaagagacgtatgtgactgatatgaaggcagaagatatagagggagaagaagagacgtatgtgactgatatgaaggcagaagatatagaggaagaagagacgtatgtgactgatatgaacgcAGAAGATaccgagggagaagaagagacgtatgtgactgatatgaaggcagaagatatagagggagaagaagagacgtatgtgactgatatgatggcagaagatacagagggagaagaagagacgtatgtgactgatatgaatgcagaagatatagagggagaagaagagacgtatgtgactgataggaaggcagaagatacagagggagaagaagagatgtatgtgaggggtgatcagcagtgtaaggaggaggaaatccctacagatatcagcacag atggacacacaagcaggaacatctcagaaggacatctactgttatccccggattgtgacataaacgaTAATGACAGTagtcaggattctccaggagataaccccattaccccaattatacatccagctctatcagctggtccctctgatactgggaaatgttctcctgatcactctgatattggtgcatctgttacagctctgacagtagatacagtgtttccctgttctatagatgccaaatgttttacacagaacacacaccttATTACCCATCAACCAGCTAAGGcagatgagaggccatttccatgttctgagtgtgggaaatgttttacacggaaatcacatcttgttacacatcagagaagtcacacaggtgagaagccatttttttgctctgagtgtgggaaatgttttatacagaaatcagatcttgttaaacatcagagaattcacacaggtgagaagccattttcttgctctgagtgtgggaattgttttagacagaaatcggctcttgttccacatcagagaagtcacacaggtgagaagccattttcttgctctgagtgcgggaaatgttttaccctgaaatcaaatcttgttacacatcagaggagtcacacaggtgagaatccatttctatgttctgagtgtgggaaatgttttccatacaaatcagatcttgttacacatcagagaagtcacacaggtgagaagccattttcttgctctgagtgcgggaaatgttttaccatgaaatcaaatcttgttacacatcagagaagtcacacaggtgagaaaccattttcttgctctgagtgtgggaaatgttttgcagaaaaatcacatcttgttacacatcagagaagtcacacaggtgagaagccatttccatgttctgagtgtgggaaatgttttacatacaaatcagctcttgttatacaccagagaagtcacacaggtgagaaaccattttcttgctttgagtgtgggaaatgttttacccagaaatcacaacttgttacacatcagagaagtcacacaggtgagaggccatttccatgttctgagaaatAA